In Fibrobacter sp., a single window of DNA contains:
- a CDS encoding glycosyltransferase, with the protein MECAVDNVIVQNPFENIYARKFAEGSEQEQRELPPVVSVLLASYNHEKYVESAVRSVMGQKGIPFELIVVDDGSSDKSPEILESLSKELHFTFVHRPNKGVIATCNEMLSLARGKYFCTFSSDDIMPAERLAKQVHFMETHPRAVGCFGQVRPMSEEGVVGEELDPQFLEAVPEIFFDEFFLGLKPLHGCAEMFVTQKIKDLGGYDSRFFFEDYPLYLKVLYEFGPQPVSPDVECCYYRTHGSNLHANHNRMYGEILRIIDLYKDHKLYSKAVKVWKARWFSALAYNQKGEALKRLPKLASFSPAFLKRLPKLFIPSIFLTR; encoded by the coding sequence ATGGAATGCGCAGTAGATAACGTGATTGTACAGAATCCTTTCGAGAACATTTATGCTCGAAAGTTTGCCGAAGGTTCGGAACAGGAACAGCGGGAATTGCCTCCTGTGGTTTCTGTTCTTTTGGCAAGTTATAACCACGAGAAGTATGTGGAATCTGCGGTGCGCTCCGTTATGGGCCAGAAAGGCATTCCCTTTGAACTGATTGTGGTTGATGATGGAAGCTCGGACAAGTCTCCCGAAATTTTGGAGAGCCTTTCCAAGGAACTTCACTTCACCTTTGTTCATCGTCCCAACAAGGGTGTTATCGCAACTTGCAATGAGATGCTTTCCTTGGCTCGCGGCAAGTATTTCTGCACCTTTTCTTCCGATGATATCATGCCGGCGGAACGACTGGCTAAACAGGTCCATTTTATGGAAACCCATCCCCGCGCTGTAGGATGTTTCGGCCAGGTAAGGCCCATGTCTGAGGAGGGCGTTGTGGGGGAGGAACTTGACCCGCAGTTTCTGGAAGCGGTTCCGGAAATTTTCTTTGACGAATTTTTCCTGGGATTGAAACCTCTCCATGGCTGCGCAGAAATGTTTGTGACCCAAAAGATCAAGGATCTAGGTGGTTACGACAGCCGATTCTTCTTTGAAGATTATCCCTTGTACTTGAAGGTTCTTTACGAGTTTGGTCCCCAGCCTGTAAGCCCCGATGTGGAGTGCTGTTATTATAGGACTCATGGGTCCAATCTCCACGCCAATCATAACCGCATGTATGGGGAAATTTTACGCATCATTGATCTTTACAAGGATCATAAGCTTTATTCCAAGGCGGTTAAGGTGTGGAAGGCTCGCTGGTTCTCGGCCCTGGCGTATAACCAAAAGGGGGAGGCCCTTAAGCGTTTGCCTAAGCTGGCTAGTTTCAGCCCGGCGTTCCTAAAACGATTGCCCAAGCTGTTTATACCTTCAATCTTTCTGACCCGTTAA
- a CDS encoding glycosyltransferase family 2 protein, producing the protein MATYNGARYIRQQLESILLQLPGSPTDNSLAEVIVSDDGSTDETLRIIQELGDARVRILPAGSRLGPIYNFERALREAKGDVIFLSDQDDIWLPGKVHAMLEALGYDGSTFGPVAPLLAIHDANIIDGEGAQMAGSMWQTRPYKAGVFSNWLKNSFSGCCMSFRRELLASALPFPKDLPMHDQWLGILAERRSSVVAVHRPLIGYRVHTSNATNLTASGALRKKVGFVQRLRWRLNLLKALLSAR; encoded by the coding sequence ATGGCAACCTACAATGGCGCTCGATATATCCGCCAACAACTGGAAAGCATCCTGCTGCAGTTACCTGGTTCGCCTACGGATAATTCTTTGGCCGAAGTAATTGTTTCCGACGACGGTTCTACGGATGAAACCCTTAGGATAATTCAGGAACTGGGGGATGCCCGAGTTCGGATTCTTCCAGCAGGTTCCCGCCTTGGGCCTATCTACAATTTTGAACGAGCCCTTAGGGAGGCCAAGGGCGATGTCATCTTCCTTTCGGACCAAGACGACATTTGGCTGCCGGGGAAGGTTCATGCCATGCTGGAGGCCTTGGGCTATGATGGCTCCACCTTCGGGCCTGTCGCTCCCCTCCTTGCAATTCACGATGCCAACATCATCGATGGGGAAGGCGCTCAAATGGCCGGCTCCATGTGGCAGACCCGTCCCTATAAGGCAGGCGTTTTTAGCAATTGGTTAAAGAATTCCTTTTCCGGATGTTGCATGTCCTTCAGGCGTGAACTTCTGGCTTCCGCCCTCCCGTTCCCGAAGGATCTTCCCATGCACGACCAGTGGCTAGGAATTCTTGCGGAACGTAGGTCTTCCGTGGTTGCGGTTCATCGCCCGCTGATCGGTTACCGCGTGCATACGTCAAACGCCACCAACCTTACGGCCAGTGGCGCACTTCGAAAAAAGGTGGGCTTTGTCCAGCGCTTACGTTGGCGCCTTAATTTGCTGAAGGCTCTTCTTTCGGCTCGATAA